One Marinilabiliales bacterium genomic window carries:
- a CDS encoding HlyD family efflux transporter periplasmic adaptor subunit, with amino-acid sequence MMVRRRFVIGVPRFRHRSDKNKQEKSFAMDLFPASVTERTVEVYSARISAKSRIIYWIIILSIVLALASLPLVYTDISVQARGLFQSPIERQSLTAPVYGRVSRTFIKHGVSVAAGDTLLVIGSEGLEARAAHLGSSIRDNDLFITDLVTLLDKCLASEADAGLMVTPRYRAELTSFLATRELQELKYQRARAEYARCSILFSQDIVPVAEYEKLSREYRLAGATLRQVAAAGLAGWQSDLSQLTEQQRHLRAEFEQLNDELSNRVITAPVKGTIIQSSDIQPGSYVIPGQPLAEISPYGSLLAVFYVTPADIGFIRVGQSVRLQVDAYNFHQWGMLEGVITGISVDIITEGNTALYRVHCLPHSTALVSSGGAVAGAGKGMTFTARVLVTRRSLFDLLWDKADSWLNPYNGKTRDYAGTG; translated from the coding sequence ATGATGGTTCGACGCCGGTTCGTCATCGGTGTGCCACGGTTTCGACACCGGTCCGACAAAAATAAACAGGAAAAGAGCTTTGCCATGGATCTGTTTCCCGCTTCGGTCACAGAAAGAACAGTTGAAGTATATTCTGCCCGCATTTCCGCGAAAAGCAGAATCATTTACTGGATAATCATACTCAGTATAGTTCTGGCACTGGCAAGTCTTCCACTGGTTTACACAGACATATCGGTCCAGGCGCGCGGCCTGTTCCAGTCCCCCATCGAAAGGCAGTCCCTTACAGCACCTGTTTACGGACGTGTTTCCCGTACATTCATAAAACACGGGGTCAGCGTTGCAGCGGGCGACACGTTGCTTGTTATCGGGTCGGAAGGACTGGAAGCAAGGGCCGCGCACCTCGGATCGTCAATCAGAGATAATGATCTTTTCATCACTGACCTTGTAACGCTGCTGGATAAATGCCTCGCGTCGGAAGCTGACGCAGGCTTAATGGTCACTCCCAGGTACAGGGCCGAGCTGACCAGCTTCCTTGCAACCAGGGAGCTGCAGGAGTTGAAGTACCAGCGCGCAAGGGCAGAATACGCAAGGTGCAGCATACTTTTCAGCCAGGATATAGTGCCGGTAGCTGAATACGAGAAGCTTTCAAGGGAGTACCGGCTTGCGGGAGCCACCCTGCGCCAAGTTGCGGCTGCCGGCCTTGCCGGTTGGCAGTCAGACCTTTCACAACTCACCGAACAACAGAGGCACCTGAGAGCCGAGTTTGAGCAGTTGAATGATGAACTCAGCAACAGGGTCATTACCGCGCCGGTTAAGGGGACCATCATACAAAGCTCCGACATCCAGCCGGGCAGCTATGTCATTCCGGGTCAGCCACTCGCAGAGATATCGCCTTACGGCTCACTGCTCGCCGTGTTTTACGTAACGCCAGCCGATATAGGCTTTATTCGCGTAGGCCAGTCCGTCCGGCTCCAGGTTGACGCCTACAATTTCCACCAGTGGGGGATGCTTGAGGGGGTCATAACCGGCATATCGGTTGATATCATCACCGAGGGAAATACAGCACTATACCGCGTACACTGTCTGCCGCACAGTACGGCTCTTGTCTCATCAGGCGGAGCCGTGGCCGGAGCGGGGAAGGGGATGACCTTCACAGCCAGGGTTCTGGTAACCCGCCGCAGCCTTTTCGACCTTTTATGGGACAAAGCTGATAGCTGGCTCAATCCCTATAACGGAAAAACAAGAGATTATGCCGGTACCGGTTAA